One Piliocolobus tephrosceles isolate RC106 unplaced genomic scaffold, ASM277652v3 unscaffolded_35920, whole genome shotgun sequence genomic region harbors:
- the LOC111553084 gene encoding patatin-like phospholipase domain-containing protein 7, with amino-acid sequence MEEEKDDSPEAGFCLGTALHSWGLWFTEEGSPSTMLAGIAVGALLALVLAGVLILFTFRRLSPFRQAQPTPQYRFRKRDKVMFYGRKIMRKVTTLPNTLVENTALPRQRARKRTKVLSLAKRILRFKKEYPALQPKEPPPSLLEADLTEFDVKNSHLPSEVLYMLKNVRVLGHFEKPLFLELCKHIVFVQLQEGEHIFRPGAPDPSICVVQDGRLEVCIQDADGTEVVVKEVLAGDSVHSLLSILDIITVSPRCLALRAPLGQPKRPGFLCLAWTAGSG; translated from the exons GctggcttctgcctgggcaccgCTCTGCACTCTTGGGGGCTGTGGTTCACGGAGGAAGGTTCACCGTCCACCATG CTGGCGGGGATTGCGGTTGGAGCCCTTCTGGCCCTGGTCTTGGCTGGTGTTCTCATCCTTTTCACGTTCAGAAGGCTTAGCCCATTTC GACAAGCACAGCCCACTCCTCAGTACCGGTTCCGAAAGAGAGACAAAGTGATGTTTTACGGCCGGAAGATCATGAGGAAG GTGACCACGCTCCCCAACACCCTGGTGGAGAACACTGCGCTGCCCCGGCAGCGGGCCAGGAAGAGGACCAAGGTGCTGTCTTTGGCCAAGAG GATTCTGCGTTTCAAGAAGGAATACCCGGCCCTGCAGCCCAAGGAGCCCCCGCCCTCCCTGCTGGAGGCCGACCTCACGGAGTTTGACGTGAAGAATTCTCACCTACCATCGGAAGTTCTGTACATGCTGAAAAATGTTCG GGTCCTGGGCCACTTTGAGAAGCCGCTGTTCCTGGAGCTTTGCAAACACATCGTCTTTGTGCAGCTGCAGGAGGGAGAGCACATCTTCCGGCCCGGGGCGCCAGACCCCAGCATCTGTGTGGTGCAGGACGGGCGGCTGGAGGTCTGCATCCAGGACGCT GATGGCACCGAGGTGGTGGTGAAAGAGGTTCTGGCGGGAGACAGCGTCCACAGCCTGCTCAGCATCCTGGACATCATCACCGTGAGTCCCCGCTGCCTGGCCCTCAGAGCGCCCCTGGGTCAGCCCAAGAGGCCTGGTTTTCTCTGTCTTGCCTGGACAGCTGGCAGTGGTTAA